In Thermodesulfobacteriota bacterium, the genomic stretch CGTCTTATAATCACCTTGCAATTGATTGAGCAAAACATCCTCACGGAACCCACTCTTTATCTCTCAGCTTTTTTTGAAAAGAACAAGGGAGCTTATTATGATGCTCTGACCGTGGCACGTGCATCAAATAGTATAGAACAATGGATCAAGTTCTTTTTGAGCGGAGTTATCGAAACTTCGAAGGCTAGCAAGGAGACTTTCCAAGAAATTATCCAGCTGCGCCAAGCTTATGAAAACAAGATTATAAAGCTTGGGCGCAGGGCAAAAATGGCCAAGGATGTTTTGATGTTCTTGTTCTCAAGGCCTATAGTCAATTCAAAACACATCATGAACCAGTTCGGAGTATCTTACAACACGGCCAATACCTTGCTTGCCGATATGGAGAAGCTCGGCCTCCTCAAAGAAATCACTGGTTTCTCACGTAATCGCTTTTTTGCACTTGATGAATACCTTAACCTGTTCAAACGCTAAAATTTGCGTGTCTATAGAAAACTGTTCTATTACTAACTTCCGCTTAGCTTTACTAAATCGATATTATTAAGCGGGTAAACCGTGCTACGTAAGCTTCCCTGCTAAGCAGATATTCATACAACATTATCCTAAGATCATAGCTTTTCCTGAAGGCGACACGTTTTGCTTCCAGAAGCTTTGGAGGATTTCAAATCCAAGACCATGAAGCATAGTTACGCGACATCGTGGACCATAGATGAAAAAGTCTTGGGCGTGCGGGAGAATAAAAAAAGACGGATGGACTTGCTAAATCAGAATTAACCCTATATACATAACAAGAAGGCAGTGCTTGAGGCCATGTCAAAAGTGAATTAGGACATTTATTTTTGCCTTAAGAAGAGCTTTTAGCAAAGGAGAGCGAAAATGGATGAAATCAGCAAGCGCCCAGTGAACGGCAGAGGTATGTCAAACCGTAATTGGTGGCCGAACCAGTTGAATCTGAACATTCTGCACCAGCATTCCTCCAAGTCCAGTCCAATGGGCGAAAAGTTCAACTATGCTGAGGAATTCAAGAAACTCAACCTGGAGGCCCTGAAAAAGGACCTCTATGCGCTGATGACCGACTCACAGGACTGGTGGCCGGCCGATTTCGGTCACTACGGACCGTTCTTCATTCGGATGGCGTGGCACAGCGCAGGCACATACCGTGTCGGCGATGGTCGCGGCGGTGCTGGGTCTGGCACACAGCGCTTTGCGCCCCTCAACAGCTGGCCGGACAATGCCAACCTCGACAAGGCCCGCCGCCTTCTCTGGCCTATCAAGCAGAAGTACGGCAAGAAGATTTCATGGGCGGACCTCATGATTCTTGCAGGCAACTGCGCGCTGGAGTCGATGGGCTTTAAGACCTTCGGGTTCGGTGGTGGGCGTGAGGACATATGGGAGCCAGAGGAAGACATCTATTGGGGCACCGAGTCCGAGTGGCTGGGCGACAAACGTTACAGCGGGGAGAGAAAACTCGATAATCCACTTGCCGCAGTGCAGATGGGCCTGATCTATGTGAACCCCGAAGGGCCGAACGGAGAGCCCAATGTGCTAGCTTCTGGTCGTGACATTCGCGAAACCTTCGGGCGGATGGGCATGAATGACGAGGAGACCGTGGCGCTCGTTGCGGGCGGCCACACTTTCGGCAAATGCCACGGCGCGGGCAATGCCTCGCTTGTCGGGCCTGAGCCCGAGGCAGCCCCCATCGAAGAGCAGGGCTTGGGCTGGATTAGCAAATTTGGCAGCGGCAAAGGCGGGGATACAATCACCAGCGGCATCGAGGGCGCCTGGACGCTGAACCCCGTCAAATGGGACATGGGCTATTTCGACGTCCTGTTCCGCTATGACTGGAATCTGGTGAAAAGCCCTGCAGGAGCCTATCAGTGGGTCCCAACCGACCCGACGGCAGAGAAGGCTGTGCCGGACGCCCATGACCCCAACAAGAGGAATGCACCGATTATGACCACCGCGGACCTCGCTATGAGGATGGACCCTATCTACGGACCGATCTCCAGACGGTTCCAAGAAAATCCGGAGGAATTTGCCGACGCCTTCGCCCGCGCATGGTTCAAGCTTACCCACCGCGACATGGGCCCACGCTCTCGATATCTCGGGCCGGAAGTCCCTGAAGAGGAGCTTATCTGGCAGGACCCTGTCCCTGCTGTGGATCATGACCTGATTGACGAAAAGGACATTGCAAGCATTAAGGAGAAAGTCCTTTCATCGGGCCTGTCCATCTCAGAACTGGTATCCACTGCCTGGGCCTCGGCATCCACTTTCCGCAATTCTGATAAGCGCGGCGGGGCAAACGGCGCGCGCATTCGCTTTGAACCGCAAAAAAGCTGGGAGGTAAACCAGCCAGAGCAGCTGGCAAAGGTGCTCGGAACCCTTGAACGTATCCAGAAGGCGTTCAACGACGGGCAGTCCGGTGGCAAGAAGGTGTCTCTTGCAGACTTGATCATACTGGGAGGTTGCGCAGGCGTCGAGATGGCCGCGAAGAAGGCTGGCCATGATGTGACCGTTGCTTTTATGCCGGGACGTACTGATGCATCGCAGGAGCAGACCCACATTAAGTCGTTCGCCGTACTCGAACCGACTGCGGACGGGTTTCGCAACTACCAAAAAACCAAATACGCCGTATCAGCGGAAGAGTTGCTGGTTGACCGTGCGCAACTGCTGGCGCTGACCGCTCCTGAGATGACTGTCCTTGTCGGAGGTATGCGCGTTTTGAACACCAATTTCGGACAGTCCCGACACGGCGTCTTCACCAAGCGACCAGAGACGCTTACCAACGACTTCTTTGTGAATCTTCTGGACATGAGAACAAAGTGGACTGCAACCGCTGAGGACAAAGATGTGTTGGAGGGTCGTGATCGCGCAACTGGTGAACTCAAGTGGACTGGCAGCCGTGTAGACCTCATTTTCGGCTCAAACTCCCAGCTCCGTGCGATTGCGGAGGTCTATGCGTCCGACGACGCACAAGCGGCGTTTGTGCGTGACTTTATAGCGGCCTGGAACAAAGTGATGAACGCGGATCGCTTCGACATCGTCAGGTCGTAGCACAAATGTTTTTCTGATTCTAGGTCCTCCTTTTCCTTAGGATTTTAATAGGCATACTGTTGATGGAGGTCGAGGCCATCAGAAAGATCTGTTGCGGTGTGTGCCCGGCGTTGTACATAGCCATAAGGTTCAAGGCTCTTCTTGTAGAACTTATTGCGGAATGCTACTTATAAAACTCCTCCCACACCGTCTGGTTAAGCCTCTCTTCGCAGCCGCTAGTCTGCGGATCCCGGGAGACTTCGTCGCGCCCAATGCGTAGGTGTCGATACACGCCTGCTGATAAAGCTGCCCAATTCTCACCTCAGTGCTGCACCCCAGACGACTGTTCCGAAATTGTACCAAAATTATCCCCAACAGTCGTAAAATCCCAAAGCGGGCAAACTCACCAGAGACCATCCAATGCCTTGATTTTAAAAGCAAAACGGGAAAACCAGCCTTTAATCAAGGAGTTGCGATTTTTACTCCTTTTGCCCTGTTAACCACCGGGTCGGGGGTTCGAATCCCTCCCTGGGAGCCAAGAAAATCAAGGGGTTATGCGGTTTCGCATAGCCCCTTTTGCATTTGACTGTGCAATTTTGGTAAAGAATTGGAAAACACCGTGCTGGCCGTGCACGTAGGGGGTGGGAATACTATTCCCGGACAGTTGAAAGGCACCTGCTTACGGTCTCCATAACCTCACGGGAATTGATCGGCTTGGTGATATATGCATCCGCTCCGAGGGCCATGCCGTTCTTTCTGGCGTCCTCCTCACCTTCGGTGGTTATTATGATTATCGGGATGCCTTTGTTCTGGCCGTTACTGTCGCCCCGCACGGATTTTATGAAGGACAGCCCGTCCATCACAGGCATGTTTATGTCTGTAAGCATCAGGTCGTACTTCGCCTGGCCCAGTTTTTTAAGCCCCTCCACGCCGTCCCTTGCCGTCACGACCTCGAGCCCAGAGACCCTCTTCAGCGTCATGGTCAAGAGCTGTGTCATGGTCGGCGAGTCGTCGACTACGAGCACCCTTTGAGGTTTCACCGAGTCCTCCTATTTTGTGATAAGCCCTATAAAGCCCTGTATGGTGGAGAGCTTCCTCTCGGATTCGCCGTAGAGCCTGGAGCTCAGGAGGGCCATTGCGGTCTGCTCGCCCAAGAGCGCGAAGAGCTCGTGGTCCAGCTCCGTAAGCCTCTCCTTCTGCTGAAGCAGGCTGTATATTGCTATCGCTCCCACGGCGCGGTCCCCTATCCTGAGCGGCAGGCAAACAAGCACCCCGTCATCGTCTCCGGGACTGCCGGTTTGGTAATATGCCTGCCCGGATACCAATGCTCCGCCTATCACCCCATCGCCTGCCTTGACCGGGGGGACCTCTTCAGGCTCCATCCCCTCGGACGCGACGGCCTTCAGTATGCGGG encodes the following:
- a CDS encoding response regulator: MKPQRVLVVDDSPTMTQLLTMTLKRVSGLEVVTARDGVEGLKKLGQAKYDLMLTDINMPVMDGLSFIKSVRGDSNGQNKGIPIIIITTEGEEDARKNGMALGADAYITKPINSREVMETVSRCLSTVRE
- the katG gene encoding catalase/peroxidase HPI, with amino-acid sequence MDEISKRPVNGRGMSNRNWWPNQLNLNILHQHSSKSSPMGEKFNYAEEFKKLNLEALKKDLYALMTDSQDWWPADFGHYGPFFIRMAWHSAGTYRVGDGRGGAGSGTQRFAPLNSWPDNANLDKARRLLWPIKQKYGKKISWADLMILAGNCALESMGFKTFGFGGGREDIWEPEEDIYWGTESEWLGDKRYSGERKLDNPLAAVQMGLIYVNPEGPNGEPNVLASGRDIRETFGRMGMNDEETVALVAGGHTFGKCHGAGNASLVGPEPEAAPIEEQGLGWISKFGSGKGGDTITSGIEGAWTLNPVKWDMGYFDVLFRYDWNLVKSPAGAYQWVPTDPTAEKAVPDAHDPNKRNAPIMTTADLAMRMDPIYGPISRRFQENPEEFADAFARAWFKLTHRDMGPRSRYLGPEVPEEELIWQDPVPAVDHDLIDEKDIASIKEKVLSSGLSISELVSTAWASASTFRNSDKRGGANGARIRFEPQKSWEVNQPEQLAKVLGTLERIQKAFNDGQSGGKKVSLADLIILGGCAGVEMAAKKAGHDVTVAFMPGRTDASQEQTHIKSFAVLEPTADGFRNYQKTKYAVSAEELLVDRAQLLALTAPEMTVLVGGMRVLNTNFGQSRHGVFTKRPETLTNDFFVNLLDMRTKWTATAEDKDVLEGRDRATGELKWTGSRVDLIFGSNSQLRAIAEVYASDDAQAAFVRDFIAAWNKVMNADRFDIVRS